The segment CCAAGCCTAAGAGAGTACAAAAAAGGGAAATGACAGAGCTGCACCAGTTGTATGGGTGAAGCCAGTTGGATGGATATGTCACTAATTGAAAGATTAGATATTGATGCTCCAATAAATTTGCCTAGTCTCATAATTCAACACATGACTAGGATTGCTCAACAACGAGGGCAACAACATGGACTGGCATAAGGGTTTTGGTTGGCTGAGATATTTGAACACTTCTGTTACACttcgtagtttcgtatgttgagattcgagctacctttcaaGAGGTATGTGAGATGATATGTGTTTATCTTagggttatgagggtttaagttcatataataagtaATGGGAagattggagaaagaatatcttttagtatatgtgaAGTTTTGAAACATAcaaccatgggaagtacgtagcAATGAActaaatgatgaattatgatctcttaagtcgtaaccgggaagcataaccttggaaccaaaggaaatgaccattatcaagtattattaatgataaatatcatgtatggagagtttcagaagattccaggatcaagcaaatcaaagaaaatatgtttgtcaaaaatttggaaaaaagttggcagaattttgacagaattttgggtaaCATTTGgtggggtatatctccaggtatattaggagttttaagatttttcaaaagcctaaaatgaagttcatcgagtcaagtttccaacacaaaaaaccgctcatcaaaacgacatcggattagggagttatggccattttaaggcAACCCATCCaaactgccaaatggcttccgcagGCCCCACTtaggaaagtcggtggaactgACTTATAAGgggtataaaaaccccatcaacccctttttttcatcaatttATACTCTCATGAGTTCTAGAAATCTCCcaacacatcccccaaacatttatagcccattaaataaagaatttaacaagattacaccaaactagttcatgaaaggtgattgttcttgcttctacttgatgttgtggtgagtttggtcttgaagaaagttgatGTGGCTAGATTTCTTctagtataaggtatgttcttcatcctatctcttatgttgagttgatttaaaggattagcaagtcttaaaagtgaaaatagttatggaggaaaggtcataaagtgttatgTTGTAGTTGGTGtgttatggactattttgatcatgttgtggctgtgtggttgggctgatttacatgtatatggatggtatctaatgttgttggtgtgttggtgagattatgctccttgattgggggaaaaaaggaagtgtatattgctgttgtatgttgaaaagcatcttgtgggatgttttatggaatattttggtattgatgatgatgttgctgatattagtattgctattgttgttttttttattggtattatgatttcgggctaggcacattAACAGGaaagatgctgcccgaatttcgacagattctaaaagaattttaattaaaggcttaagacaagtgtataatggtgagtctaacaatagtataaatgcttttatatgtagattacgagactacgaacAATCGGAAATAGATTGCAAGAcgggaggtaggttggaaagtcgagaagtgagtttctaggtatgttaaggctaaacctttctttcttaaagcttgattcctttgttgtgaacctatacatgatatctTCAATAACTCTATTTCTGAAtgtaccaaagcttatagttctcgatgttcttatgatatcattgaGCTCATTTCATGACTAtagatgttattcattattgttgatctcatctttggagcttgttccttcaaggtgagatatgttcataatgatagttccataatgttaatcggaggtttaccgaccttatgtcactccaatgcattaagaaatatttacttAGGTAATGTCTTGTGGGACATAAATAGAGTACTAGCAGAGGAACCCCAATAAGGTATTTGATGGTATAAAAGATGCTTATGATTGATCTCAGAGTCTGGTTAATGTTCAGTTAAGCGGTAAGAGGTCCTTATGGCCCAGAACTGTGATTATAAGACTTATGTAATCGTGTATGCTATAACGGACAAGTGATGGCAatgagaagtgcatagagaTTACTCAGGGAGACAAGGTCATGATGGTGATTATAATTACCGCTGGTCTGCGACCAGTTGGGCAGATACGTATTTACCACTAGTCTACGACCAGTTGGGCaattatgtatttaccaccatgctacggctgtttgggcagttattaccaccatgctacggccGGTCGgacagttaccactgatcagttaggCAGTTAATACCAGGATGATAAGTAAGTTAGAGACATAGTATGATACATGGATGTAGTTAAAGATATGAGAGTATAAAGATATATGCGTACTAGATTCTCATTAGTAAGCCAGATGTGCcaagttgattcttatccttcttctttgcaGCATATGTTTATCATGTTACATTTTCGccctacatactcggtacattattcgtactgacgtcctttcttttgtggacgctatgttcatgctCGCAGATGTATATACACGGGGCGAGGATCTTCCATAGTAGGCTGTTTTCAGGTACTAGTtttgattggtgggctccacttcttcctaaAGCATTGCTGAATCgtggttgtatatgtattttgtgttaagggtatgtcgggggccgtGTCACGACTTatgtacttcagtcatgttcatagaggctttgcagacagattCCAGTGTACAGCTCTGTTATGTTTTGTTAGTGGACATTTTGACATCGCAGGCCtattgtatatatacgtatgcatgatattatattcatagttgACCTTATTGGCCTTATTTTACCATTGGAGACATAGATGGCGCAAGTACAGTTTGGTTCGCTCAGCCACAGTTGGGTGCCTACTGCCAATCGCGCCTCACTAAGGTTGGGGTGCGacaaagtggtattagagcaggtTTGTCCTAGGGCTGTTTGCAAGCCGTGTTTAGCATAGTTTTGTTTATAGTGtgcagtgcaccacacttataaacaggaggctgtaAGGTATTTGGGaagatttcctttctttcctatcatagatcatgcgatagaacCATGTTATGAGGATTCTCTTTTTCCTAAtcatatgttacgatttcagtaatgcctatgaagagaaaataaacagtggcccagaagggcaaggcagtgGCCGGAAGAAGGATTGAGCGGGAGCCGCCTGTAGATATAGAGAAAGgagggtgttacacctcgcagttTGGTACGTTAAGAAGCCGCTAGGCGTTAGTTGTCCAATTGTGAATATGTGGTTATTGTTGAGGATATACGAAATTATATATGCTTATCTTAtagttatgagggtttaagaccATGTATGAGAGGTAGCAAAAGGACTGGAGGTGGATcaggcgaaaaaggaaaatttggacGAACTGGAAAAAATTGCCCTACGCGTTCGCAATAGAGCCTCACGTTCGCGAAGGCCAATTATTAAGTCGGTTCCACTTACTTTGAccacctatataaagggtaaaacccctttttctcatcaaatttttcccaaaaaactcAGAAAACAGTTGAGGGTGTGAGGATATCAAGAattgagcaattttcaagtggcggagtattagtttaggttcggatagcgcgcagttgtgattgtagtatcattttgcggtggattttggtTTGGATTCTAGGAGAACACTGAAGATATTGTTGTTTtagtaagaacaaggtatgaatctccccCTATTGATATTAATcttagtttatttacggagatagagctgttaaatagttataaaataattttgttggttgGAAATATGAGATAAGCACTATATGgggtgtttatgaagtattttggtattgagaatatCAAGatttatgttgttattgttggtttttgaattgagatttcgggctaggcatataaacaggggagatgctacccgattttcggcaggatatagaaTAGTTTAATATGAAAACCTAGCATGATCATATAAcaatgagtctaatgatagtttgaatcctcttgaatgtagatttacgagtacGAGCGGATAAGCGTAGATAATAGGAGGCcgcacaggtatgttaaggccctccaattctttcaaaggcatgattcctatggtttGATTctataaatgtttccataacctccttgatttcaaaagctagaagttattgattcttaaagcttctcatgatgttaaagatgagaatgtttctatgatgattacaatgataataatgattttatgtttaaaggttccaagtttatgatttcaatgttattatgagaatgttgagttatttcgtgattttctcgattttattcattgttgttgatctcaccttataataattgttccttcaaggtgagatagagtgATGATGACTATTcaataatataatcggaggttactgaccttacgtcactccgatagagtcatagcgttctttgggctctcatgcacttatgttatacttatatatatatatatatatatatatatatatatatatatatatatatatatatatatatatatatatatatatgatatatggggTTATGGTAAAAGGGCGAGGGCGCTATATACGCATAGCCGTCCgagagagtcctgtttatgggtgtgaagcgtgccacacttataaacaggaggttgcggggcatttaggaataactgtccttctttcttatcttagatcgtgtaatagagctatgttatcaggtTCTCCCCCTTTCCTAATCGTgggttatgatttcagcgatgtctatgaagagaaaagctgcAGCGGTCCAGAAGGGCAACACAATGGCCGCAAGAAGAATTTAACGGGAGCCACGGGTGaggtagaagagggtgagtctcaTAACGAGGTTCCCTTTCGGACCTCTCACACTCCATCCTTATCAGAGGAGCAGCAAAGAGCTTCATCTCCAGCCCCAACACCTCCAGTTCCACCGCCAGAAGCTCCGGGCCAGCAAATGACAAAAGTTATTCAGTTGCTGACCCAGTTGGTTGCCGcgcaggctcagcggcaaggtgCGGGCCAAGGTGATAGGGCGGTGAGTTTAAGATCCCACGATTTTATCAGtctaaatcctccagaattctaCGGGTCAAAAccagatgaagacccgcaaggcttcatagatgagatgctaaggAAGCTacgaataatacatgcttcggatatcGAGTCAGTAGAACTAGCTTCGTATAGATTGCAGGATGTGGCCGTCCATTGGTATTATGCTTAAATATCTTTGCGAGGAGCAAATGCACCTCCCCTAGCTTGGCAAGAATTCACAGATGCTTTTCTGCGACATTACTTACCACtggaggttcgacgggccctAGCCGATAAGTTCCTGAATCTCAagtaagggaatatgagcgcccaGAAATACAGCCTCCGTTTAATTCTTTAGCCAGGTAcgccccagccatggtagccgaCATGTGAGACCGTGTGCATCTATTTGTAAGTGGGTTGGAGCAACATTTGATTAAGGAatgcttgacggcctcactttaAGACGAGATGGATATTGCTCGCATTCGGGCCCATGCCCTGAACCTGGAGGAGCAGAGCAGCAGTAGCAGCCACAGAGAGGTAAACATGATTCTGATAGGGGGCGAAGTAAAAGATCCGGATCTTTTGGTGTTGGCAGTGAGTATAGAGAAGGGCAGAGACATTAATATTCCAGGCATTAAGGCTATCGGTGGCCGCACCGCCTCGATTTCCGCGGCGAGATTTGACCGTCCTATCTATTCGGGGACCATGCCGAGGAGTTCTAGAGTTTCAGGGTCCCAGTATAGAGGCGATTCTAGCCGTACGAGACCACCCCTACCACGGTGTACTCAGTGTGGCAGGCCATATTCTGGACAGTGCCGCTTAGGTTCAggtgcttgttatgcctgcggtCGGGTTGGTCATTTGATGCGCGATTGTCCATTGAGGAATGATGGAGACAAAGCTCAGCCCGTCGAATCAGCAATTAGTTCATTGTCATCTGTGCGCCCTCCTGGATAGACTTCCCAGACTCCAGCGGGCCATGGCAGAGTcagaggaggagcatccagttcaaaCGGCCCTCAAAACCGTATATATGCACTGGCGGGACGGCAGGATCTTGAATCTTCCCcagatgttgttacaggtatataaTCGGTATGTTCCTatgacgtgtatgcattgattgatctaggCTCAACTCTGTCATTTATTACCCCTTATGTCGAAAATCGTATTGGGATGAAACCggagccgatcaaaccttttgaggtatctacacttGTAGGGGACCCGGTGGTAGCTAGGCAGTATATAGGGATTGTGTGATTGTAGTTTGCGATCGTCGTACTCTCTTTGGCCACCTACGTAATGGAGATTTTAGATTTCGACGttattataggtatggattggctagcctcttgttacgctaacgttgattgtagaacgaaggtGGTTCGATTACAATTCCCAGGAGAACCAGTGTTGGAATGGAAAGGCAATGCGGCGTCTCTGAGGGGTCGATTTATTTCCTACatcaaagcaagaaagatgattgccaaaggatatatttatcattttatccGGGTTCAAGAAACAGAAGCAAAACTGCCGATTCTTCAATCCGTCCTAGTGGTAAATGAGTTCTCGGATGTGTTCGCAggcgagcttccaggtcttccaccagaacgaCAGATTGAGTTTACTATCGATTTgttaccggatactaagcccatatctattcctccttatcgaatggcccctgcataattaaagga is part of the Lycium ferocissimum isolate CSIRO_LF1 unplaced genomic scaffold, AGI_CSIRO_Lferr_CH_V1 ctg5816, whole genome shotgun sequence genome and harbors:
- the LOC132045005 gene encoding uncharacterized protein LOC132045005, producing the protein MDIARIRAHALNLEEQSSSSSHREVNMILIGGEVKDPDLLVLAVSIEKGRDINIPGIKAIGGRTASISAARFDRPIYSGTMPRSSRVSGSQYRGDSSRTRPPLPRCTQCGRPYSGQCRLGSGACYACGRVGHLMRDCPLRNDGDKAQPVESAISSLSSVRPPG